A section of the Bacillus pumilus genome encodes:
- the cls gene encoding cardiolipin synthase, producing MIALIILLVLIVIVCLILLDLYMGKKYFSTRAFERSFDQTSGDAVFYHDGEPLFNQLLTDIQHASSSIHMMFFIVKNDKIGQRVLQALKTKAKQGVSVFLLTDRLGSYPFDQKSIDMLEKSGIQFYFLNKPRFPFLIYRLNMRNHRKITVIDGKIGYIGGFNIGDEYVGKKGRFGIWKDYHLRMTGQVVADLQHVFLNDLYRTSGIHQLQYDVFPALEQGTLQCTTRATAGFSLEALFLKDIQQARKQIIICTPYFIPSAPLLNALLDARKRGVTVEIIIPMKADHPLVKEAGFHYLKDLIASGCLVYRFYKGFYHAKAILIDQRRSIISTANFDKRSLFLNEEVDVAIDDVDFTSHVEGKIREHIEVSELMTEEKLAQRPLLSRMLEWAAAMFSYFL from the coding sequence ATGATCGCATTGATCATCCTACTCGTACTCATTGTCATCGTATGTCTCATATTGTTAGACCTTTATATGGGAAAGAAATATTTTTCTACCCGCGCTTTTGAACGATCTTTTGACCAAACAAGCGGTGATGCCGTCTTTTATCATGATGGTGAACCACTTTTTAATCAGCTGCTCACCGATATACAGCACGCCTCTTCTTCTATTCATATGATGTTCTTTATTGTAAAGAACGACAAGATTGGTCAAAGGGTGTTACAAGCCTTGAAAACAAAAGCGAAACAAGGAGTTTCCGTCTTTTTACTGACCGATCGATTAGGGTCCTATCCGTTTGATCAAAAGTCCATTGACATGCTGGAGAAAAGTGGCATCCAATTTTACTTTTTAAATAAACCTCGTTTCCCTTTTTTGATTTATCGGTTAAACATGAGAAATCATCGTAAAATCACGGTGATTGATGGAAAGATTGGCTATATTGGCGGATTTAATATTGGTGATGAATATGTTGGGAAAAAGGGACGGTTTGGCATATGGAAGGATTATCATTTGCGCATGACGGGGCAAGTTGTTGCAGATCTCCAGCATGTGTTTTTGAATGATTTATACCGGACATCTGGCATTCACCAGCTGCAATATGATGTTTTTCCTGCTTTGGAACAGGGAACACTACAATGCACAACACGCGCGACTGCTGGTTTCTCTTTAGAGGCTTTATTTCTCAAAGATATTCAGCAGGCGAGGAAACAGATCATCATTTGTACGCCTTACTTTATTCCATCTGCTCCTCTACTGAATGCACTGCTTGATGCACGAAAACGAGGCGTCACGGTTGAAATCATCATCCCAATGAAAGCAGATCATCCACTTGTTAAAGAGGCTGGATTTCATTATTTAAAGGATCTCATTGCCTCTGGCTGCCTTGTTTATCGTTTTTATAAAGGATTTTATCATGCGAAAGCCATTCTGATTGATCAGAGACGCAGTATCATCAGTACGGCAAATTTTGATAAACGCAGCTTGTTTTTAAACGAGGAAGTTGACGTCGCTATTGATGATGTCGACTTTACTTCACACGTAGAGGGGAAAATTCGCGAGCACATAGAAGTGTCTGAGCTTATGACAGAAGAGAAATTGGCACAGCGTCCGCTTTTGTCACGTATGCTTGAATGGGCTGCCGCCATGTTTTCTTATTTTTTATAA
- a CDS encoding heterodisulfide reductase-related iron-sulfur binding cluster — MNSLLIMNMIAFVAVTAYAVYLFIYLIRTRAAYIRLGKKEEFQQDMKKRLERVWVNVFGQKKLLKDKKSGIIHVLFFYGFILVQFGALDFIMKGLVPDSGLPLGPLYGVFTFFQEVVTLLILVAVVWAFHRRYVEKLVRLKRGFKSGLVLLFIGGLMLTVLLGNGMNIIWHGHSLSPTEPIASSIAFLLGGISPLAATVVFYVAWWVHLLILLTFLVYVPQSKHAHLIAGPVNVFASRLDPPGKLQKIDFEDETQETFGVGKIEDFRQSQLIDLYACVECGRCTNMCPATGTGKMLSPMDLILRLRDHLTNKGAAITSKTPWVPQLAFRQTTGNQLALQARGAGAEESAASSMYHPSLIGEVITEEEIWACTTCRNCEDQCPVMNEHVDKIIDMRRYLVLTEGKMDADAQRAMTSIERQGNPWGLNRKERENWRELREDVHVPTVKELKKADQTFDYLFWVGSMGAYDNRSQKIALAFAKLLNEAGVSFAILGNKEKNSGDTPRRLGNEFLFQELATKNIEEFQKNGVTKIVTIDPHAYNLFKNEYPDFGLEAEVYHHTELLAELVKEGKLTPVHEVKEVITFHDSCYLGRYNEVYDPPRDILKAIPGVTLREMERHRETGMCCGAGGGLMWMEEETGTRINTARTEQALQVQPSIISSGCPYCLTMLGDGTKAKEVEEQVGTFDVAELLEKSVFGEAGKQVS; from the coding sequence ATGAATAGCCTTTTAATCATGAACATGATTGCATTTGTGGCGGTGACCGCTTACGCTGTGTATTTGTTTATTTATCTCATTCGAACACGAGCAGCGTACATTCGTCTTGGCAAAAAAGAAGAGTTTCAACAAGACATGAAAAAGCGCTTAGAGCGTGTTTGGGTCAATGTATTTGGGCAAAAGAAGCTGTTAAAGGACAAGAAGAGCGGCATCATTCATGTGCTGTTTTTCTACGGATTTATCCTTGTGCAGTTCGGAGCCCTTGATTTTATTATGAAGGGACTCGTTCCAGATAGCGGACTTCCTTTAGGTCCGCTTTACGGTGTCTTTACTTTTTTCCAAGAGGTGGTCACACTACTCATTTTAGTAGCCGTTGTTTGGGCGTTCCATAGAAGGTATGTAGAAAAGCTTGTCCGTTTAAAGCGTGGCTTTAAATCCGGTCTAGTGCTTTTATTTATTGGCGGCTTGATGCTGACCGTTTTACTTGGCAACGGGATGAATATCATCTGGCATGGACACTCTCTATCACCAACTGAGCCAATCGCATCCAGTATTGCATTCTTGCTGGGCGGTATTTCACCGCTTGCGGCAACGGTTGTTTTTTATGTCGCATGGTGGGTGCATCTTCTGATTTTGCTGACATTCTTAGTGTATGTCCCGCAGTCAAAGCATGCTCACCTCATTGCAGGACCGGTGAACGTATTTGCGAGCAGATTAGACCCGCCAGGCAAGCTGCAAAAAATTGATTTTGAAGACGAGACACAAGAGACTTTCGGTGTGGGGAAAATTGAAGACTTTCGTCAGTCACAGCTGATCGACCTTTACGCTTGTGTGGAATGCGGGCGCTGTACAAATATGTGTCCAGCAACAGGTACAGGGAAAATGCTGTCTCCAATGGATTTGATTTTAAGGTTAAGGGATCATTTAACCAATAAAGGAGCGGCCATTACTTCGAAGACGCCTTGGGTACCGCAACTTGCCTTCAGGCAGACAACAGGAAATCAGCTGGCGCTTCAGGCGAGAGGAGCAGGTGCAGAGGAATCGGCTGCCAGCTCGATGTATCATCCTTCTCTTATTGGTGAGGTCATTACAGAGGAAGAAATTTGGGCATGTACGACGTGCCGAAACTGTGAAGACCAGTGCCCTGTCATGAATGAGCACGTCGACAAAATTATTGATATGCGCAGATATCTTGTGCTGACTGAAGGGAAAATGGACGCAGATGCACAGCGTGCGATGACAAGCATTGAACGCCAAGGGAATCCGTGGGGATTGAACCGAAAAGAAAGAGAAAATTGGCGTGAACTGAGAGAAGATGTACACGTGCCGACAGTAAAAGAGCTGAAAAAAGCAGACCAAACTTTCGATTATTTATTCTGGGTTGGTTCAATGGGGGCATACGACAATCGAAGTCAAAAAATTGCGCTTGCCTTTGCAAAGCTTCTCAACGAAGCAGGCGTCTCCTTTGCCATCCTAGGCAATAAAGAGAAAAACTCTGGCGATACACCAAGAAGGCTTGGAAACGAATTTTTATTCCAAGAGCTTGCGACAAAAAACATTGAAGAATTCCAGAAAAACGGTGTCACAAAGATCGTCACGATTGATCCGCACGCATACAATTTATTTAAAAATGAGTATCCAGACTTCGGTCTTGAGGCAGAAGTGTACCATCATACAGAATTACTAGCAGAGCTAGTGAAAGAAGGGAAATTAACGCCTGTACATGAAGTAAAAGAGGTCATCACCTTCCACGACTCTTGCTACCTAGGCAGATATAACGAAGTGTATGATCCGCCGAGAGACATTTTAAAAGCCATCCCTGGAGTGACGCTGAGAGAAATGGAACGTCATCGTGAAACTGGTATGTGCTGCGGTGCAGGAGGGGGCTTAATGTGGATGGAAGAAGAGACAGGTACCCGGATTAACACTGCCCGAACGGAGCAAGCGTTACAAGTGCAGCCATCCATCATCAGTTCAGGATGTCCTTATTGCTTAACGATGCTGGGAGATGGGACGAAAGCGAAAGAAGTAGAAGAGCAGGTAGGTACATTTGACGTCGCTGAGCTTCTTGAAAAATCAGTGTTTGGCGAGGCTGGAAAGCAGGTTTCGTAA